One genomic window of Pagrus major chromosome 22, Pma_NU_1.0 includes the following:
- the armt1 gene encoding damage-control phosphatase ARMT1 translates to MMAADQTVDGVPASLSAKVVGSFAYLTIRDRLPTILTKVIDTIHRNKNKFFEEYGEEGIEAEKQTISLLSKMRNELQTDKPVLELTDGLQDTESWNQYLQRHQTPEGDQESVSWFKSPWLYVECYMYRRIQEALWLNPPMSDFDVFNEGKTQSFFESQQAVMALCTYLEGVKKNMEELSKNQLLEHFNKLLQVSLWGNKCDLSISAGQDNSQKNSPIESLNSLQPFILVDDSNMVWSTLMSAQRPGQPEKTTAGRVDIVLDNAGFELVTDLVFAEFLVNSGLAREVHFHGKSFPWFVSDVTANDFQWTIRQTMAANHKWMSKSGYQWQSYVKEGVWSYHDHPFWTQPHEFCDMAADAPDLYATLQGADLVLFKGDLNYRKLTGDREWDHTVGFDTALRGFGPAPLCSLRTLKANVQVGLQTGQGEKLTSQDPDWMTSGKYAIIQSYSPKSEQ, encoded by the exons ATGATGGCGGCGGATCAAACTGTGGACGGAGTTCCTGCTTCACTTTCAGCCAAAGTGGTTGG gtCATTTGCTTATCTGACTATCAGAGACAGATTGCCGACCATCCTGACCAAAGTCATAGATACAATACATcgcaacaaaaacaagttttttgaAGAATATGGAGAG GAGGGTATCGAGGCAGAGAAGCAAACAATATCTCTGCTGTCCAAGATGAGGAATGAGCTGCAAACTGATAAGCCAGTGCTAGAACTGACAGACGGCCTACAAGACACAGAGTCCTGGAACCAGTACCTGCAGAGACACCAGACACCGGAGGGGGACCAGGAGTCTGTCAGCTGGTTCAAGTCTCCATGGCTCTATGTGGAATGCTACATGTACCGCAGGATACAGGAGGCCCTCTGGCTCAA CCCTCCCATGAGTGACTTTGACGTCTTTAACGAGGGGAAGACTCAAAGCTTTTTTGAGTCTCAGCAGGCCGTGATGGCCTTATGTACATACTTGGAGGGCGTCAAAAAGAACATGGAGGAGCTCTCCAAGAATCAGCTGTTGGAGCATTTTAACAAACTGCTACAG GTTTCTCTTTGGGGAAACAAGTGTGATCTGTCTATCTCTGCTGGCCAAGACAATTCACAGAAGAACAGTCCGATAGAGTCCCTCAACAGCCTGCAGCCCTTCATCTTGGTGGATGATTCCAATATGGTATGGTCAACTCTCATGTCCGCCCAGAGGCCAGGACAGCCAGAGAAAACCACTGCAGGCAGAGTGGACATTGTTCTAGACAATGCTGGCTTTGAGTTAGTCACTGActtggtgtttgcagagttccTGGTTAACTCTGGCCTTGCCCGTGAGGTCCATTTTCACGGCAAAAGCTTCCCCTGGTTTGTCTCCGATGTCACAGCTAACGACTTTCAGTGGACCATTCGGCAGACCATGGCGGCCAATCACAAGTGGATGTCCAAGAGTGGTTATCAGTGGCAGAGCTACGTGAAGGAGGGTGTGTGGTCCTATCATGACCATCCATTCTGGACACAGCCCCATGAGTTCTGTGACATGGCAGCTGATGCTCCTGACCTGTATGCGACTCTGCAGGGGGCAGACCTGGTGCTGTTTAAAGGTGATCTGAACTACAGAAAGCTGACGGGGGACAGGGAGTGGGATCACACAGTGGGCTTCGATACTGCGCTACGAGGTTTTGGGCCAGCACCTCTGTGCAGCCTGAGGACACTTAAGGCCAACGTTCAGGTTGGTCTGCAGACGGGCCAGGGTGAGAAACTCACTTCCCAAGATCCAGACTGGATGACCAGCGGCAAGTACGCTATCATTCAATCCTACAGCCCAAAGTCAGAACAGTAA